AGATGGAATCCGGTACATTGAGCGCCAATAAGGCGAGCAAGACCAGATAGAGGATGCCAATCATCCTTTGTCTTGGAGTTTCTCTTCCTAATGCCATTGTTTTTGATTTAAGTGATACAAGAATTAATTACACACGCGGTTGATTCATCGCGCTCAACATGTTGCCATAGATGGCATTCAAGGCATTGAGGTTTTTCGCTAGCTTGCCCACTTCATCTTTAAACGCTTTGGAATCATCCAGCGATTCGTTGAAGTTCTGCATGGTAAAGCTTAGGTTCTCATAAAACTTGTTCATCGATTGTAAATGTGATGCCGAATCGCGTAACTCACGTTCATACATCGCATTTAATTGACTTAGATTGGTCGTCAGACTTTTTACCTGCTCGTGGTAGTTGGATGTATCACCTGAGGTGTTTGACATGGCGACTAGGTTTTGCGAAGCTTTTTCGAAAGCGAGACTCAGGTTGTCAAATTTGGAAGTTGCTGTTCTGAGCTTATTCGTAAATTCCTCTGTGGCTAATGAAACATCAGACAGTTTATTGATAGCTGATACCTTTTCACTGAAATCACGTAGGCCACGACCTAGATTTTCAATGCTTGCCGGTTCAATGTTGGCATCGGCGAACATTTTATCTAAAGCTGCAGTTGCCGATGGCCCTGCCGGTTGAGCAACCACAGTTTTTCCTCTTTGTGGAAGCTCGCCATTAAAATTGTCGTCCAATTCGGGATAAACGCGGGTCCAGTCCGGTTCTGGTGCTGGCGGGTTGAAACCCATTAAAAAGAAAAGGAAGGCCTCTACACCTAAACCGATTCCGATCATATAGTTGGCTGTGGTGCCACCAATATGTAGAATCTTAAATAGTACCCCGATGATGACGATACTCGCTCCCCAGGATATGGCCACATTCAGCCATCTAGAATTGTCTTTTTTC
The Sphingobacterium multivorum genome window above contains:
- the gldL gene encoding gliding motility protein GldL, producing MSKKKDNSRWLNVAISWGASIVIIGVLFKILHIGGTTANYMIGIGLGVEAFLFFLMGFNPPAPEPDWTRVYPELDDNFNGELPQRGKTVVAQPAGPSATAALDKMFADANIEPASIENLGRGLRDFSEKVSAINKLSDVSLATEEFTNKLRTATSKFDNLSLAFEKASQNLVAMSNTSGDTSNYHEQVKSLTTNLSQLNAMYERELRDSASHLQSMNKFYENLSFTMQNFNESLDDSKAFKDEVGKLAKNLNALNAIYGNMLSAMNQPRV